A single region of the Labrus bergylta chromosome 10, fLabBer1.1, whole genome shotgun sequence genome encodes:
- the LOC109994480 gene encoding calcium homeostasis modulator protein 2 gives MAATALVTENFKFVSLFFKSKDVMIFNGLIALGTVASQTAYNVFAFNCPCSSGRNYRYGLAAIGVPALVLFLVGIMMNKSTWDVVSECRLRRCRKLSGAAGFALLGTIIGQAVVAPLTWVVISLLQGQAYTCALSEFVDPTTVEGFPSDKGSEVMAKLSCKGSVSEELQGFWAEIERGLKYESQLLGWLLVAGLSLAVFLMLCMKRCSSPLGYQQEDYWSQFRSQEKTLFQRTAAVHARLLAAENIKSFFGFVVLDKEEKEQLAEHQSASPVCSTKWNRVTGVYLYREKNGLPLYSRLNKWATYSLENNVEAMDKEMELFS, from the exons ATGGCAGCTACTGCTCTTGTTACAGAGAACTTTAAGTTTGTGTCCCTCTTCTTCAAGAGTAAAGATGTGATGATCTTTAACGGTCTGATCGCTCTGGGAACTGTAGCCAGCCAGACTGCATACAACGTGTTTGCTTTTAACTGTCCCTGTTCCTCTGGGAGAAACTACCGCTATGGCCTGGCTGCCATCGGCGTTCCTGCACTGGTACTTTTCCTCGTAGGAATAATGATGAACAAGAGCACCTGGGATGTGGTGTCTGAATGTCGGCTCAGAAGGTGCCGGAAGTTATCTGGAGCTGCAGGTTTTGCACTACTGGGAACCATCATCGGTCAAGCTGTGGTCGCTCCATTAACCTGGGTGGTCATCTCTTTGCTGCAGGGTCAAGCGTACACATGTGCCCTCAGTGAGTTTGTAGACCCCACTACAGTGGAGGGCTTCCCCTCAGATAAAGGGTCAGAGGTCATGGCAAAATTATCATGCAAAGGAAGTGTTTCGGAGGAGCTGCAAGGCTTCTGGGCTGAAATTGAGCGAGGACTGAAATACGAATCTCAG CTGTTAGGCTGGCTGCTGGTGGCCGGACTGTCTCTAGCAGTATTCCTGATGCTGTGTATGAAGCGGTGCTCTTCTCCACTTGGCTACCAGCAGGAGGACTACTGGTCTCAGTTCCGATCTCAAGAAAAGACCCTCTTCCAACGCACAGCAGCTGTCCACGCCCGCCTTCTGGCTGCAGAGAACATTAAGAGCTTCTTTGGCTTTGTAGTTTTAGATaaggaagagaaagagcagctggCTGAGCACCAGAGTGCCAGTCCTGTCTGCAGCACTAAATGGAACAGAGTAACTGGAGTCTACCTTTACAGGGAGAAGAATGGACTGCCTCTGTACAGCAGGCTCAACAAATGGGCCACGTACAGCCTGGAGAATAATGTGGAGGCCATGGACAAAGAGATGGAGTTGTTCAGCTGA